Sequence from the Cellulomonas fimi ATCC 484 genome:
GTGGGCCCCACGCGCTCAAGGAGCTTCACGAGGAACTCGACCTCGTCCGCGCCTCCGACGAATCCCTCTGACACCCGAACGTGCTGGATTGCCTCCGCGAGCACCTCGGCCTCAACGGCAATCGGAATCTCGTTCTGGGCGAGCAGCTCCGCCTCAAGCTGGGACCGCACACTCAGGAAGTAGTCGCCGCTGTCGTCGTCGATCTCCCGAATAATGTCCGAGGAAACGAGCGCATCGCGCACGCTTTGGAATCCCTCTCGCCCCAGGACGCGCAGGGCCAGGTCGATGGGAACGGGAATCCCGTGACGGCCAGCGACAAGGACCAAGGTCGTGACGCGCTGTATAGGCGCGCGCTCGGCGAACGCCAACTCACCGATGGGGGCATCGCTCTGGTCCGGTGGCAGTAGTTCCGCCAGGGCAAAGCCAGCGTCCTGAAGTGCCGCCTGCATTGCCGTGACGCGCTGTTCGCTCGTGGCGTCGGAGCCTCGCTGCCGGGCGAGTCGTGCGATGCTTCGCTCTGCGAAACGCATCTCCTTCGACAGGCCGCTGCGCAGCTGATGCTCGGTTTCCGGCAACCACCGGTAGAGGAATGCAAGGAAGCTCGCGTCGACAGCCCCTTTCGGAGCGATCACTTCGATCCCAAACCCGCTGAGCAACGCGACCAACCGCGACGTTTCGCCTTCGCTCAGCTCGGCCGGGGCGAGCACAATTTCTGACGAGTCGCTCATTGTCTTGTAGGCAGAGCCCACGACGAGGACCTTTCGACCCCGTGCGTGCAGTTGCCGAGATAGACTCTCGTACTCCCCGGGCTCGAGCATGCCGTCCCAGACCATGACGACGGCCTTGGCACCACACTCTTCTGCCCACGAACTGTACATGTCGATGTCGTCGACCGACGGGCGCACCGTTCGACGTGACTGATGGAGCACTGCAAAATCGCCGGAGCGTGCTAACTCCATTGCGAGTGAAGCCAAGGCTACTGACTTGCCCGTAGCGGTCTGGCCAGCGACGATGATCGGCGCTGGCAGTTCCCGCTCGGACAGTTCGGCATGGACCAGTTTCAGGAGTTGATGCTCGAAGTCGCGCGTGAGGTTCATCGCTGCAGCGATTCCCCGCCATCGCGGAACACCCTCGGTAGCACCGATGAAGTTGCGGAACTCTTGATATCGGGCCGCATCAGACGCGAGAAGCGGTGGGGTAAGCACTTCGAGGCCTATGGGCCGAGCTGACCGCCTGATTTGGTTCCAGCTGTGGATATCGACGTCCACGAAGCCGTCACCCAGGGGGATGACGTGCTGCGACGCCGCAACGCCCGCTCCCGAGGGAAGTTTCGAAGCTCCTGCGTCAACGATCGCCGTGAGCGCCGATTCGAGCGTCTCGCCATAAGTGACTACCTGTCCGCTGGAGACAAATGCCTCGAGCAGCGGGTCATGTGCCAGGTCGCTAGCGGAGAAGAGGTGAGCTTGGGCGGGACCGAGCAGGCCGAGCATCGGAAGCAGATCGTCTGCCTTGAGCCGGTCCCCTGCGCTCCACCCCTCAATGATGAGGGTCCCTCGCGGCGTCAATGTCTCTGTGACCAGGCGGGTGAGCTCCTGGTTGCTACGAAGGCGGGCTGTCGCTTCCTCTACCGCCGACTTCGGCGGGCGCTCCGACTCCGGAAGATGCGCGCCCCCGAACAGGTATCGCACCTCTAGGTCTGACTGGCTGCGAGAAGGGGGGCGACTCATGGCGCCAAGGGAGGTGCTGACTCGGGACTCCGCGGCGAACGCTTCGGCGACTTCCCGGTCCGTCGCCGTCGTGTACACCCCGTTCCACGGGTACCCAATCGCCGAGGAGCTGAGCAGCCTGCGACCACTGCCCCCCAGCAAGAGGAAGGCGGGTCCGCCAGCCAATTGCGCTGCTAGGCGGCGCAGCTCAGGCGATAACTCAGTCACCGAGCGTCCTCTCCATGCTCCCGGGCTTTGGCTCAATCCGCGCCGCCTCCTCAGAGTAGCGGCGACGCGCCCTTTGGCGGGTGATGACCACGGCCCGACGTATCACCGCGGACCTTCTCGGGCCGTTCGATCGGTGGCAGGAAGCCGAGCAGCTGCCGACTCGCCGATCCTGGCGAACCAACAGGACCGCGACCGGATCTCTCTCCGCGCCCACGGCCCTCCATACGTGCAAGAAGAGTCGCGGCCCGTCATCGCTCGTGGCGAGGGGCCTCGCGTCGGAGCCGGCCCTAGAGGTCCGGTGCGCAGGGCCCGCGGCCGAGCTCGGCCAGACCCGCAAGGTCGCCGGCCTGGAAGGTCGTCACTGTGTTCCCTTCGGCGTACATGAGCTGCGTCGGGTCGTTCACATGCGCGAGGCCGATCATGTGGCCGACCTCGTGCCTGAGGACGGGGAGGTAGGCCGGCTCACCGTTCACATCCGGCCACGTGAGGAGGTCTGAGTCGAGGTACGCGAAGCCCGAGACGAAGTGCGGTACGCCGTCCGGCGTGGATCGAACCGAAACCGGACCGCCAAGGCCGACGTGGTCCGTGGCGAACCCAGGGATCACGGTCGAGTCCGCGAAGCGGATGAGGGCGGGCGCCCACCTGTCGCCGTAGAGGTCAGGCTGGAACGGGTCGCGCGACGCTGAGGCCAGCTCCACCGCCAGGCCGTCGTTGACGAAGGCGAAGCCCGTCGCAGCGCTGACCTCCGCGATCACAGCCGAGACGCGGTCTGGGAAGTCCGCGGGCGCGCCAGTGGTATCCACGACGTAGTGGATCGGGCGGCACGGCGACCATGTGACCGGCGCCGTTTGGCCGTCCTCCAGCGTCCGGACCTCCGTGAACGCGTGGGGCGCCCCGGCGTCGGTAACGGCGGGCGGCAGGCCCAGCGGCGCGTCAGCCTCGCCCTGGCCGGGTGGAGGTGCCAAGCGGTCTCCGGGCGCGACGGCCGACGGCTGGCCTGGCCCGACGGCCTGCGTGAGGTCATTCCACGCTCCGACAATGCCGCCAGGATGACGCGCTGCCGAGCCCACGAGAACCGCAACGACGACAAAGACGGCAAGGAACCACGACAGCGCAGACGAGTCTCGCGTCCGACCGCTCGGACCTGTGTGTCGTCGCTGGCCGACTCGCGTCCCGCCGCGACGCGGCATCCGGCCAGGCCCAGACGACGCCGCCCTTGCGCGCCGTCTGCTGCTCACGACAGGCGTTGGCGCCGCCGCCCGCCACGGCGCAGGCGCGGACGCTCGCCCCAACGCCTCGTCCCGCACCCACTGGGGAATCCGTCCAGAAGGTGACCGTGGGAGGTCGTCATGCGGCGTGCTCACGTTCACTGCATCGGCCTGGCGCCGAAGATCATTGAGCTGAAACCAGGCGCGTGAGAGGTGCGCCTCTGCCACCGGCTCGACGGCCCCGTGCACCTGACCTCACGTTGGTAGTCCCGCTGGCACACCTCTACCTGAACGCCGTCGCGGCGGCAGCTGCGCATCTTCTCCCCCGCTGCCGCACACCTGCAGGTAGCGACGGGGTCGCGAGGGGAGGTGGTGCCGGTGATGTCGATGCACAAGCTCACCGCCGGGGACGGGTACGCGTACCTGACCCGGCACGTCGCAGCGGGCGATGCGGGCCTCGAGCCGGGCGCGTCGCTGACCGCGTACTACGAGCAGACCGGCAACCCTGCGGGCCGCTGGTACGGCGAAGGCCTCGCTGGGCTCGGTGACACGACCCGGCGGCTCCACCCGGGCGACGTCGTCACCGAGGCGGCGATGACGGCGGTGTTCCGCGACGGCGTCGACCCGCTCACCGATGACGCGCTCGGCCGGCCCCATAGCCGGTTCGATGACGGGAAGCGGCATGCGGTCGTCGGGTTCGATCTGACGTTCACGGCACCGAAGTCCGTCTCGGTGCTGTGGGCGCTGGCCGATGACGCGACGCGCGTCATCGTCTATGACGCGCACCGGGTGGCGCTGGCGTCATCGCTGGAGTTCGTCGAGCAGCGCGTCATCCGCACGCGCATCGGCGACGGAGGCCGTCATCAGGTCCGCACCCGCGGCATGGTCGCCGCGGCGTTCGACCACTGGGACACCCGCGCCGGTGACCCCAACCTGCACACCCACGTCGTCATCGCCAACAAGGTCCAGCGGCCCGACGGCGCCTGGCGCAGCCTCGACGGGCGCACCATGCACGCCGCGGTCGTCACCGTGTCCGAGCTCTATGACGCGCTGCTCGCCGACGAGCTGGCGCGGCGGCTCCCGGTGGAGTGGTCAATGCGCGACCGCGGCCCGCGCCGGAACCCCGCGTTCGAGGTCGACGGGATCGGCGAGGACCTGTTGGCGCACTTCTCGACCCGGGCCGAGGCGATCCACTGCGCCGAGCAGGAGTGGCTCGCCCAGTTCGAGACGACCCACGGCCGCGCGCCGACGCGCGTCGAGACGAGCCGAGCCCGCCAGCACCTCACGCGCGTCACCCGGCCACCGAAGACGATCCGACCGCTCGCGGATCTGCTGGCCGACTGGGCGAACCGCGCTCGGGCACTCGCCGGGCTCGAGCCACACGACCTCGCCGCCCGGGCACTGGCCGGCGCGTACGGGCGGCCGCTGCACGCGCACGACGTCGGCCCCGAGGTTCGGGCGGCGATGGTCGCCCAGCTGCTCGATGACGTGTCGACGCGGCGGTCGGTGTGGACGACGTGGAACCTCGGCGCCGCCGCCGTCCGCGCCTCCAAGCTGCTGCGGATGGCCTCGCCCGCGGAGCGACGGACGCTGCTCAACGAGATCACTACCAAGGCCGCCGCGGCGTGCGTGCACCTGGACGACAACCGTGACCCGATGACGCGCCGCGTCGGCGAGTCGCTGTTCACCTCGACCGAACTGCTCGGGGCGGAGAAGGTCCTCATCGACGCCGCCGAGACCACCGGCGCACCGCATCGGCCGGCGGAGATGCTCGGCGCAATCCCGCTGCGCACCGAGCACCACCTCGGCGCCCTCGCCCCGGACCAGCGCGCCGCGGCGGAGGCCGTCATCACCTCCGCCCGCCTCCTCGACGTGCTCGTCGGGCCGGCCGGCTCGGGCAAGACCACCACCCTCGCCGCCCTCACCTCCTTCTGGGGGCACGGCATCGGGTCGGTCGTCGGGCTGGCGCCGTCGGCCACCGCGGCGCGGGCGCTGGCGGAGTCGCTCGGTGTGCCGTGCGAGACGACCGCGAAGTGGCTGCACGAGTCCACCGGCGACGGCGCCACCACCCGCGCCGTCCGCTACGCCGACGCCGTCGCCCGCATGGCGACCCGCGACTACCGGGAGCAGCGGGCGGCCAACGAGGAGCACTGGCGACTGCGCGCCGAGCAGGACCAGTGGCGACTCTCCCCCGGCCAGCTCGTCATCGTCGACGAGGCATCCCTCGCCGACACGCGCACGCTCGCGGCCATCGTGGAGCAAGCGCGGGCGGCGACGGCGAAGGTGCTGCTGGTCGGGGACCACCTGCAGCGCGGGTCGGTCGACGCCGGCGGCGCGTTCGGCATGCTCGCCCGCCGGGGACCGACCGCCGAGCTCACCAGCCTCTGGCGGTTCAGCCAGCCGTGGGAGGCGCGGGCCAGCCTCGAGCTGCGCCGCGCCCACACGTCCGCGCTCGACGCCTACGAGGCCCACGCCGCCATCAGGTCCGGCGACCACGACGCGATGCTCGACGCTGCGATCGACGCCGTCGGCACCGCCAGCCAGCATGGCCGCGTCGGGGTGCTCCAGGCGATCGACAACCGCACGGTCCGCGAACTCAACGCCCGGATCCGCGCCGACCGCATCACCACCGGCGACGTCGACCCGACTGGGGTCAGCCTGCACGACGGGCTGACGGCCGGCGTCGGCGACCGGATCGTCACCCGCCGTAACCACCGGCGACTGACCACCGCCGACGGGTTCGTGCGCAACGGCGCCCTGTGGGACGTCACCGCCGCCCTGCCCGACGGCTCCCTCCACGTCCGCCCCGCCAACCGCGCCGACGCGGCCACCGTCCGGCTCCCGGCGGACTACGTAGCCGAGCACGTGGAGCTCGGCTACGCCACGACCATCGCGCGCACGCAGGGCATGACCGTCGACGAGACGCACACCATCGCCACCCCGGGCATGGGCCGCGAGGACCTGTACGTCGCGATGAGCCGCGGCCGCCACACCAATCGCGCTTACGTCGTCGTCGACCAAGGCGACCCGGAGTGCCTGCCCGGCCACGCGCCGTCGTCGGGCCGCGAGGTGCTCGAGCAGATCCTCGCCACCAGCCACGCCGAGCCCAGCGCCACCGAGACCTGGGACACCTACCACCCCGGCCGGGCCGCGCCCCTCGTGCCGCCGGTGCACCCACAGCAACCGCTGAACCCCTGGCCTCCACAGCCTGCGCCGTATCGCTTGACCGCGCCGCCGCCGTTGTCCGCCGATGGACCGGTGCTCGGTCGCTGACCACCGCCACACCCAACCCAACAGAAGGAGAAGGTCATGACCACCACCGCACAGCACACCGTCCCCACCACGCCGGCCCGGCAGTACTACCGCGTGAAGGACGCGGCCCGGGTGCTCGGGGTGCCGCCCCGGACGCTGTACCACCTGGTCGAGCACGAGCAGATCCCTCACCGACGGCTGGGCACGGTGATCCTGCTCCCGGCGGCGTGGGTCGAGCGCGA
This genomic interval carries:
- a CDS encoding matrixin family metalloprotease; protein product: MAPPPGQGEADAPLGLPPAVTDAGAPHAFTEVRTLEDGQTAPVTWSPCRPIHYVVDTTGAPADFPDRVSAVIAEVSAATGFAFVNDGLAVELASASRDPFQPDLYGDRWAPALIRFADSTVIPGFATDHVGLGGPVSVRSTPDGVPHFVSGFAYLDSDLLTWPDVNGEPAYLPVLRHEVGHMIGLAHVNDPTQLMYAEGNTVTTFQAGDLAGLAELGRGPCAPDL
- the mobF gene encoding MobF family relaxase codes for the protein MSMHKLTAGDGYAYLTRHVAAGDAGLEPGASLTAYYEQTGNPAGRWYGEGLAGLGDTTRRLHPGDVVTEAAMTAVFRDGVDPLTDDALGRPHSRFDDGKRHAVVGFDLTFTAPKSVSVLWALADDATRVIVYDAHRVALASSLEFVEQRVIRTRIGDGGRHQVRTRGMVAAAFDHWDTRAGDPNLHTHVVIANKVQRPDGAWRSLDGRTMHAAVVTVSELYDALLADELARRLPVEWSMRDRGPRRNPAFEVDGIGEDLLAHFSTRAEAIHCAEQEWLAQFETTHGRAPTRVETSRARQHLTRVTRPPKTIRPLADLLADWANRARALAGLEPHDLAARALAGAYGRPLHAHDVGPEVRAAMVAQLLDDVSTRRSVWTTWNLGAAAVRASKLLRMASPAERRTLLNEITTKAAAACVHLDDNRDPMTRRVGESLFTSTELLGAEKVLIDAAETTGAPHRPAEMLGAIPLRTEHHLGALAPDQRAAAEAVITSARLLDVLVGPAGSGKTTTLAALTSFWGHGIGSVVGLAPSATAARALAESLGVPCETTAKWLHESTGDGATTRAVRYADAVARMATRDYREQRAANEEHWRLRAEQDQWRLSPGQLVIVDEASLADTRTLAAIVEQARAATAKVLLVGDHLQRGSVDAGGAFGMLARRGPTAELTSLWRFSQPWEARASLELRRAHTSALDAYEAHAAIRSGDHDAMLDAAIDAVGTASQHGRVGVLQAIDNRTVRELNARIRADRITTGDVDPTGVSLHDGLTAGVGDRIVTRRNHRRLTTADGFVRNGALWDVTAALPDGSLHVRPANRADAATVRLPADYVAEHVELGYATTIARTQGMTVDETHTIATPGMGREDLYVAMSRGRHTNRAYVVVDQGDPECLPGHAPSSGREVLEQILATSHAEPSATETWDTYHPGRAAPLVPPVHPQQPLNPWPPQPAPYRLTAPPPLSADGPVLGR
- a CDS encoding helix-turn-helix domain-containing protein: MTTTAQHTVPTTPARQYYRVKDAARVLGVPPRTLYHLVEHEQIPHRRLGTVILLPAAWVEREPTMPVKRR